The genomic region TATTTCCTTATATTTCTCGAGTAAAATTTTTCCTTTTCCATTTAAAATATCAACATAAGAATGCCCATCTTGTATATCAATAATCCCAATATCCTTACCATTAAGAATATCTAAATTGCTCAAGGCTCCTAAAATATCTATATTTCTAATTTTCTTCTTTTTGCCTGCTGATAAATATATTTTTGTAACTTCTTTATGTACATCTTTTTTGCTTATAATTTTATTTTCATATAATGATTTTTGATTTTCATAGAATTTTTTTCTTCCTTCTATCATTTCTTCATAAGATGGCAAACTAATTTTATCTATTTTATAACCAATATACTCTTCTATATCTTCAAAAAATCTTTTTTCTCTATTACCAACTAAAGAAATTGCTAATCCTTCCTTTTCCCCTCTTCCACTTCTTCCTATTCTATGAACATAGCTTTCCTTTTCCATTGGAATATCATAATTATATACATTGGTAATGTGATTTATATGTATTCCCCTTGCTGCTATATCTGTAGCTACTAATACCTTAAATTCTCTATTTTTAAAGCTTTCCATAGTTTTTAATCTATCTTTTTGATCCATATCCCCATGAAGCTCATGCACTTTTATCTTCTCTCTTTTTAAATTATTAAAAAGATTTTTTACTGTTTCCTTAGTATTACAAAATATTATTGCTGATTCATCTGTATATCTATAAAGAAGCTTTAAGAGAATTTTAAATTTATCATCTTTATCTACATTTATATATTTTTCTTTTATTTTATCTCTATTAAAAACCTTAGATTTTACGGAAATTATTTCTGGAGTTTTCATATAATTAGTATATAACTTTTCTATTTCTTCCGGAATTGTAGCTGAAAATAAATAAGTATTTTTGATATTAGGCAGCATTTTTAATATTTCAGAAATTTGATCTATAAACCCCATACTTAACATTTTATCCGCTTCATCAATAACGACATATTCTATAAAATCAGGATTTAAATTTCCTCTTTCTATGTGATCTGCTACTCTTCCAGGAGTTCCAGAAATAATGTGAACACGCTGCTTTAACTCTAAAACTTGTTCTTTAAAGGATTGTTTTCCAAAAATAGCAGCTACTCTTATCTTTTTTAATCGCCCAATATTTGATATATCCTCCTTTACTTGCAGAGCTAATTCTCTTGTAGGAACTAACACAAGACCTTTTACTTTATTTTCATTACTGTCAATAAGTTCACATAACGGAATTCCAAAACTTGCAGTTTTACCACTTCCAGTCTGAGATTTTACAACTAAATCCTTTCCTGCTAAAAACTTTGGTATTATTTCTTTTTGAACTTCAGAAGCTTCCTCAAAACCTAAATTTTTTAAAGCTTTTAAGATTTCAGGAGCTAAAGTCATATTTTCAAATTTATTCATAAATATTTCCTGCCTTCTTTACAAAATCATAATATTATTCTTCCCCATTATATGTTCATAATTCACTTCATATTATAATGTAAAATGTACAATATAGAATATACAATCATTCTACATTGTACATTAAAGTATTTCTTTATATAGAAAATTGACAATTATATAAAGTAATTGCCAAAAGCATAACCAGCATAAATTAATATCGTATTCCAAATTGTAACACCTATTACTGAATAAATAGAACATTTTAATAAATTCATTCTAAATATTCCTGCTACAAAAGGTATCAAAGTTCTTGCAACAGGTATAATTCTTGCAATTAAAATTCCTTTATAGCCATAGTTTTCAATATAATGGAAGGCTTTATCTATAGGTTTACGGCTTTTAGGAAATTTATTATAAATCTTAGTTAAAATTGGTCTTCCAAACCAATATGATATCCCAAATAAAATGTAACTCGCTAATTCTCCTGCAATTATTGAAATTACTATTGCCAAAACAATATTTATATTAAACTTTGAAACAGCTATACCAACAGCTGGCATCACAATGGCTGCTCCTAATCCAGGAAAATTTAAATATTCTAAAAATATGATTATAAATAAAAATACTAATCCATAATTTGAAATGTAATCTATTATTATTTGTATATTATTCATTGTAGTACACCTCAATATTGCAACTTATGAGGATTATTATAATTTTTATTTCTTAAAATAAATTATTTATTTTCTTTTAGAAATCTTAATCTTTTCTTAATTTTATTTAGTTAAATAAGCAACTAGAAGTTTTATTGTATTTTCTAATCCCTCATAATGAGTTCTTTCCATTCCATGAGAAGCATGAACTCCTGGACCTATAAGAGCTCCTCTTATATCATTTCCTCCTCTTAAAGCTGCTCCAACATCTGAACCATACATTGGATAAATATCTATAGCATATTTTATATTATTTTCTTTTGCTAAATTCACCAAATCTGTTACCATATTGTAATCATATGGTCCGCCAGAATCCTTGGCACAAATTGATACATCATACTCTGTGCAAGTTAAATCCTCTCCAATACAGCCCATATCTACAGCTATCATTTCAGTTATGTCTTGAGGGATATAGGAAGCGCCATGACCTACTTCTTCATAAGTTGAAATAAATATCTTTGTTTTATATCTAGGAGTTATTTTTTCTCTGCTAAATAACTCTAATAAGCCCATTAAAGCAGCAACACTGCCCTTATCATCTATAAATCTTGACTTTATGAATCCACTTTCAGTAATAGTGGTTTTTGGATCTATAAAAATAAAATCCCCTGGACATATTCCTAAAGCTTCTACATCTTTTTTAGATAATACCTTTTCATCTATTCTTACTTCCATATTTTCAGGATTACGTTTCTTATCCTTTGCATCTTCATAAACATGAGCAGCAGGACTTGTACTTAAAAATGTTCCTGTATAAATCTTACCATCTCTTGTTCTTATTTTACAGTATTCGCTATCTAAAGTTGCTGGTATTGGACCTCCTAATAATGTGAATTTTAAAGTACCATTACTTGTTATTGATCTAACCATAGCTCCTAAAGTGTCTACATGAGCAGCCAGACCAATAACCTTGCCTTCCTCTTGACCTTCTACAGTTATTATTCCACAGCCCTTGTTAGTTCTTTCAAACTTATAACCAAAACCTACTGCTATTTCTTCAATAAATTTCATAATATCAAAGCAAAAGCCTGTTGGACTATCAAATTCTAATATTCTTTTTGCCGTATCTAACACATAATCTTTATTAATTTCAAACTTCATATTCTTCTCCTTTTCTTTAATTTTCTAAGTCAATTCTACCACTATATACTTATTATTTCTATAATATCAACATTGTATTTATGACATTTATAAAAATAAACTACAATAAATTATCCAAATAATTTCCTTTAAAAGGGGCAGGATAATAAATATTAAAAAATGACTATATCAAAATTAAGAATGAATTTGATATAGTCATTTTTTAATAAATAGTATTAGCATATATCAGCAATATTATTATAAGTGACTTCTATTAACAACTAATAACTAAATAAATCCTAATAAAGCTAAAACTTCTTCTGCAATTTTTCTTTCTTTCCCTTCATATGGATAACAGTGAATATGAATAGCAGGATTGAAGTTTAATTCAATAATTGCATATCTTGAATTTTTATCCCTATAATCTTCTATTATCATATCTACTCCACAAATTGCAGCTCCAACAGCTTTTGCACTTTCTATAGCTATCTTCTTAAATTTTTCAGGCATTAAATCTGTATAGTCAATACTGTCTCCACCTGTACTTATATTAGAATTTTCTCTAAGATAAACTATTTCATTATTATTAGGAACATAATTAATAGTCATTCCCTTTTCTCTTAAAAACATTTTAACATCTTCATCTAATTCTATCTTTTCTAGTGGCTTTTTGTAGCCTTTTCCTCTTAAAGGGTTTAAATTTTTAATTTCAACTAATTCTTGAATAGTATTCTTTGCATTTCCTACTACATTAGCTGGTACCCTATGAAGTATTCCGTGAACCTTATCTCCTATTACTAAAAATCTATATTCTTTTCCATTTATAAATTCTTCTACTAAAACTGTAGTATCATGTTTAAAGGCTCTTTCTAATGCATTAATTATTGTTTCTTCACTTACTTTATCCTTAAATACTGATACTCCAATACCAAAATTAGTTGACTTTGGTTTT from Clostridium isatidis harbors:
- a CDS encoding DedA family protein; its protein translation is MNNIQIIIDYISNYGLVFLFIIIFLEYLNFPGLGAAIVMPAVGIAVSKFNINIVLAIVISIIAGELASYILFGISYWFGRPILTKIYNKFPKSRKPIDKAFHYIENYGYKGILIARIIPVARTLIPFVAGIFRMNLLKCSIYSVIGVTIWNTILIYAGYAFGNYFI
- a CDS encoding DEAD/DEAH box helicase, yielding MNKFENMTLAPEILKALKNLGFEEASEVQKEIIPKFLAGKDLVVKSQTGSGKTASFGIPLCELIDSNENKVKGLVLVPTRELALQVKEDISNIGRLKKIRVAAIFGKQSFKEQVLELKQRVHIISGTPGRVADHIERGNLNPDFIEYVVIDEADKMLSMGFIDQISEILKMLPNIKNTYLFSATIPEEIEKLYTNYMKTPEIISVKSKVFNRDKIKEKYINVDKDDKFKILLKLLYRYTDESAIIFCNTKETVKNLFNNLKREKIKVHELHGDMDQKDRLKTMESFKNREFKVLVATDIAARGIHINHITNVYNYDIPMEKESYVHRIGRSGRGEKEGLAISLVGNREKRFFEDIEEYIGYKIDKISLPSYEEMIEGRKKFYENQKSLYENKIISKKDVHKEVTKIYLSAGKKKKIRNIDILGALSNLDILNGKDIGIIDIQDGHSYVDILNGKGKILLEKYKEIKLKGKTVKISLAKNR
- a CDS encoding M42 family metallopeptidase, whose product is MKFEINKDYVLDTAKRILEFDSPTGFCFDIMKFIEEIAVGFGYKFERTNKGCGIITVEGQEEGKVIGLAAHVDTLGAMVRSITSNGTLKFTLLGGPIPATLDSEYCKIRTRDGKIYTGTFLSTSPAAHVYEDAKDKKRNPENMEVRIDEKVLSKKDVEALGICPGDFIFIDPKTTITESGFIKSRFIDDKGSVAALMGLLELFSREKITPRYKTKIFISTYEEVGHGASYIPQDITEMIAVDMGCIGEDLTCTEYDVSICAKDSGGPYDYNMVTDLVNLAKENNIKYAIDIYPMYGSDVGAALRGGNDIRGALIGPGVHASHGMERTHYEGLENTIKLLVAYLTK